One stretch of Bombina bombina isolate aBomBom1 chromosome 7, aBomBom1.pri, whole genome shotgun sequence DNA includes these proteins:
- the LOC128635679 gene encoding hepatocyte nuclear factor 3-gamma, with protein MEGQGIPEWTSFYSEPLEIYPTATTTVPLAPLNSYMPLSPVGLPSTLSYPGSSTTNFVPTYEALVGTNRQRDPPALSKPPYSYISLITMAIQQSPSKMLTLNEIYQWIMDLFPYYRHNQQRWQNSIRHSLSFNDCFVRVSRAPDQPGKGSYWAMHPNSGDMFENGCYLRRQKRFKLAGKDKTVSRAPRELDGDGNKEKGERTKGRIEDSVGEEVGCLVSLLEDRESGRTAVRHLTEADVDNLVKDTHYEFNHPFSITSLMGTTEPECLEYGFPDIPGDTSAYYQGLYSKSLLNTL; from the coding sequence ATATATCCAACAGCAACCACTACAGTGCCATTGGCTCCCCTAAACTCCTACATGCCCCTCAGCCCTGTGGGGCTTCCCTCAACACTTTCTTATCCTGGATCTTCCACTACCAATTTTGTACCTACCTACGAGGCTTTAGTGGGAACTAACAGGCAGAGGGACCCACCGGCCCTTTCTAAGCCTCCCTATTCATATATTTCCCTCATTACCATGGCTATTCAACAATCCCCTAGTAAGATGTTAACACTCAATGAAATCTACCAATGGATTATGGATCTTTTTCCTTATTACCGTCATAACCAGCAAAGATGGCAAAATTCCATCCGACATTCACTCTCCTTTAATGACTGTTTTGTGAGGGTCTCCCGAGCTCCCGACCAACCAGGAAAAGGCTCTTACTGGGCCATGCACCCAAATTCTGGTGATATGTTTGAGAATGGATGCTACCTTAGACGACAAAAGAGATTTAAATTGGCAGGGAAAGACAAAACCGTATCCAGGGCACCAAGAGAGTTGGATGGAGATGGTAATAAAGAAAAAGGTGAGAGGACAAAGGGGAGGATAGAGGACTCTGTGGGAGAAGAGGTAGGGTGTCTGGTGTCCTTGCTGGAGGACAGAGAGAGTGGGAGGACGGCCGTTAGACATTTAACAGAGGCAGATGTTGACAACCTAGTGAAAGACACTCACTACGAATTCAACCATCCTTTCTCCATCACCAGTCTCATGGGAACGACGGAACCAGAATGTTTAGAATATGGATTCCCAGATATTCCTGGGGACACATCAGCCTACTACCAAGGATTGTACTCCAAATCTCTCTTGAACACTTTATAG